The nucleotide sequence CCCAGTGGGCATCAGTGAGCGCTACACCTTCTTCTCTGGCCAGCAATGGGACCAATTCGGGTGTCCAGTCGCTGACATTTTTTAAATATCCCTGGGCATCGGTGTCGATGACATTTCCGTCAAATTCAAGCATGGTACGTCTCGCAGTTGTTAACCCGGCAAGGATAGTGATATCGCTCTTCCTTCGCAAGTATCTGCGCATGAATACTTTGCAACCCAAGGCTGTTGATTGCATCGCAGAAAAACAAAAAAGCGCCCCGGAGGGCGCTTCTGGTATTGTCAGTAACAGACGGGATTAATCGTCGCTGCCCATGATGCCCAGAATTTGCAGCAGGCTCAGGAACAGGTTGTAAATAGACACATACAGGGTCACGGTTGCAGAGATATAGTTTGTCTCACCGCCACGAACAATCGACTGAGTAGTCAGCAGGATGGCCGCAGAAGAGAAGAGCACAAACATACCGCTGATCACCAGAGACAGCATTGGCATTTGCAGGAAGATGTTTGCAATCACAGCAACCACGATGGCGATAAAGCCAGCCAGGAGCATGCCGCTCAGGAACGACAGGTCGCGCTTGGTGGTCAGTGCATAGGCAGAACACGCCATGAAGGTCAGTGCCGTACCGCCCAGTGCCGGCATGATCACATGTCCCATCCCTGCGCCGATATACATGTTCAGGATTGGGCCAAGGGTGTAACCCATGAAACCCGTGAGCAGGAAGGTAAAGACCAGACCCAGGCCGCTGTCACGGTTCTTTTCTGTCAGGAACAGTAAGCCGTAAAAGCCAACCAGAGTGATGATTAAACCCGGATGCGGCAGGTTCATCGCCATAGAAACACCGGCGACCACGGCTGACCACAGTAAGGTCAGAGATAGCAGGAAATAAGTGTTGCGCAGAACCTTGTTCGTTGACAGTACGCCTTCGTAGCCATTACTACGGACAATACGATCGTTCATAAATGCTTCCCCTTAGGGTTAGTGTTGAAATTTACTATGCCATATATGGCGGCAACATCGGTCACTTTCAAGATTAAGTCATTGAAACTTTGAACCGACATTGAAAAAAATCGTTGAAAGTATTGGCTTAAATATACTGGAGAGCTGGCCAATACCTATGATCAAAGATGTAACAGTGTGTAAATCTGCCGGTTCGATCCGCCAGTTCAGGCCAGACTAGCGTATCGGGGGCGCATAATGCAAACCTCCCTGGGTCCAGAGGCTGTTTTGTGCCCGCTGAATATGAAGCGGAGACTGGATACCAACTGTACGATCAAAGCTTTCGCCGTAATTCCCCACTTGCTTGATGATCTGATAAGCCCAGTCAGGCTTCAGCCCCAGACTTTTGCCCTGCGGGCCGTCTAAGCCAAGAAACCGGCGAACTTCCGGAATTTCACTGCTTTTCATCTCATCGATATTCTGTGAGTTGATCCCCAGCTCTTCGGCATTGATCATGGCATTCAGTGTCCATTTCACGATGTTGTACCACTGATCGTCCCCCTGGCGGACTACAGGTCCCAGCGGCTCTTTGGAAATGATATCCGGTAAAATAATCGCGTCTTCGGCATTTTTCAGATTCAGCCTTAAGCCGTAAAGGCCGGACTGATCCGCGGTCAGCACATCGCAGCGCCCTTCCTCAAAACCCATGATCGTTTCCTGTGCAGTATCAAACGGCACCAGGGTGTAAGTCAGGTTGTTGAGTTTGAAATAGTCTTCAAGATTCAGCTCGGTCGTGGTGCCGGACTGAACGCAAATGGTGGCGCCGGACAAATCTTCCGCTCGGTTGGCGTTGAGGGATTTTTTCACCATAAAGCCCTGGCCATCGAAATAGAGGATGCCGGCAAAATGCAGTTCGAGCGCTGTGTCGCGCTGTAAAGTCCAGGTGGTATTGCGTGACAATATGTCTATCTCGCCTTTTTGCAGCGCCGCAAAGCGCTCCCGGGCATTGAGCGGGATAAATTTGACTTTGCTTTTATCTCCCAGGGTTGCAGCGGCGACAGCCTGGCAGAACTCCACATCCAGGCCATACCATTCGCCTTTCTGATTGGGCATGGAGAATCCGGGCAACCCGGTACTGACCCCACATTCGAGGTAACCTTTTTCGGCGATGTGTTCTAAGGTCGGAGAAAAACTAATCTGTTTGCTCAGCCGGCCCCTGAGTGTATTGACTTCTTTTTCAAGCTCTTCGACACGTTGCGAATCCTGACTCAGGACGTTCTGAACCGGCTGCTCTTCCATCTGCTGTTCGAGCATCTCGACTTTATTTTCCAGTGCTTTGATTAACGCTTTGTCTTGCGCATTGTCGCGATCGCATCCTGAGATCATCAGCAGGCATAGGGTTCCCAGCAGACAAGCCTGAATCGTGTCCGTCATAACGTGTCCTTCTGCTTCATCGGCCTGTAGGCGAGAACCGACAGGTAATGCTTATGAATAGAAATATCAATCTTCAGTATAGGAACCGTTCACGGATGTGCGAGTATCAATATTTATAAAGGGATCAGGGGTTTGACAGGTGACATGTTAATCACCTCCCGTTTGGCAAACAGATCCGTCAGTATCCGGGTTTCCATGTCAGTGGGCGGGCGGCTGACAGTCAACCGGAGAATGGGATCTGTTGAATTGGTCTGGCGGGTTAAAGTGTCCAGATCCACAACCGAAAGCAGTGCATGAAATTTGTGCACATAGTCGCGGGTTTCTTTCGGTAATGTCAGGGCGGTGAACTGACGGCTGTTGGCTTTTTTGATGGCCCGGCCAACCCGGCCTTCGCCGGCATTGTAGGCGGCCAGTGTCAGTGCAAGGTCCTGATCGAACTTGTTGTACAGAAATGACAGATAAGCGACGGCGGCCTGAGTGCTTTTCTGGACATCAAAGCGCTCGTCGTTATCGGCTTGTACCTGCAATCCGAACCGTTCGGCAGTGGCTGGGATCAGCTGCCACAGACCGGCTGCATTGGCTGAGGAGACCGCATCCACTCTGAAAGTCGATTCAATCATGGGCAGTAATGCCAGATTGGCCGGGAGTTGTTTAGCACGCAGAACCTGCTCAATATCACGCAGTGTTTCTTGATTACGCAGCAGGTGTTGCTCAATCAGATGGCGGTGGGGCAATAACTTGTCAACCTGTGCCTGTAAGGCATCAGCACTGAGCGAAAAAGACGACAATGCCGGGCTGGCCAATGCGACACCCGGCAGGAAAAAAAGTGTGAACCAACAACAGAAACCGGCCCAGAAGGGGACGCCGGTTTTGCGGGCAATCGACATATCAGCTCTGCATCAATGCCGTGCCATAGGCAGGTTCACCTTTAATCTGCATCAGCAATTCACCGTAAGAAGCGGACAGATTGCCGTTCACCTGATTGGTTTTCTGGCAGGACTGGACATGACTCTCCAGTTGCTGCCAGCTCTGGCGAACCTGGGCGTTTAGTGGGGAAGGCAGTTTTTTCATCAGCATTGTCATGCCTTGCTTATCGGCAGGCAGTCCGAGCTGTTGTAACAACTGCCGGCGCTGCGAGGCACTGTGCTGAAGCTGAGCAAGCACGTGTTCCTGCTTTTTGACCAGTTCGGTTAACGTGGTGCCGTTAAATTGCAGATAACTGGCTTGCTGTCGCAACAGTAATTGTCCGAGTTGCTGGTAAGCCTGAAGGTCGTGGCGGATCCCCTGAATCAGTGCTTTCACTATCTGCTGCTTGCTCATGTCTGGCCTCATTCGTGTCCGGTGTGGAATTCCAGAATTGCGCTGGACAGGGTATCAATGTCCAGTTTGAGATCGCCTTTTGCCAGTGCCTGCTTCACAGCATTCACTTTTTCCATATCGATGTCCGGTAAGTCGGCCAGTTTTTCCTGCGCCTGTGAAATGATCTGGTTGCTGGCGCTGATCACCGGTTCCAAACCTTTCGATTTACCTGCGGTTTCCACTTGTGCCGGGCTGGACGGACGTTGGGTTGATGACGCCACCTGAGAATTAATTACTTTGTCAATTTTCATGAATGTATCCTGCTCGTTTGTTCTACCGCTTGAATTTAAGTAACTGCTAAAGAGGAAAAGCGACCGCTTCCGGGCGGAAATTAAAAAATAGTTTCAACTTTTCCACGCTCAACCACGACAGCCTGAATGACCTTTCCTGAACTGATATTGCGGACAGAAACCTGTTCACCTTTAACACCATTTTGCAAGGCTTCTCCTTTCATGCTGGCCTCCAGACCATTCTTGCTGGCGACGATGATGACAGTGTTGCCTTCTTCAACCAGCCACAGCGGCTGGAGCTGCAGCGGATTGATGATCTGACCACTCCGGACTCGTCTTAACGTCCGCTGACCAATGAGCTGCTCCGGGTGGGTCGCAAACGCTTCATCGCGGGTCAGGGTCAGTACCTGAGATTTGAGCATCGCCGCCGTCAGTCTGGTATCACGCCGGATGTGTGTCGCCGAGACGATCACCGGTAACCGGAGACTGACCTGCGCGGTAATGTTCAGTTTCCATGGCTGAGCGCCGGACTGGCATTCAAGCTGACGGCGCAGATAACCCACCGGCAGGCTCTGCTGATCGGCGGCGCTGATATACAGCTCAGTGTCACAGGCCGGCAGGTGATCCACAGAAGCCGGCACACTGATACTAATCTCAGTGTCATAGTCCGGCCATTGTTGCCTGGCGGCATAACTGGCGATTTCCTGCGCTATCTGAGCCTGGGTCCAGGCCACCAGTTCAGACGCATTCTGTTTATTGCCACTGTCTGCCAGGGCGACAGAAGGCAGCATCAGCACTGCAGTCCACAGCGCATGAAAGTAGCCGGATTTCCTGTTTCCTGATTTCCGCCTGTGTGTGAAAGGGCGGAAGTTCCGCTTCCTTTCCTCTTTGTAACTCACTGAAAAATAAAGCATAAAATATTGGCATGTTTCTTGTTAGTAGTCATGGTGCAAGCGTGACCGATTTAAAGGAAAAACAATGGCGATCAGTTTTGAAAATGCGCTGGGTGTCCATCCTGATGCGCTTAATTTCAGGGTACAGCGCAGCAAAGTATTGGCAAGCAACTTAGCAAATGTCGATACCCCTGGATATCTCGCCAGAGACCTGGCGTTTGAAAGCGTGATGAAAAACACAAGCTCACGCGTGGATACTCCTCCACCGCAGTTGGATGTGAGCGCGAAATACCGGGTGCCGTACCAGAACAGCAAAACCGGTAACACCGTTGAGCTGGGCGTGGAACAAGCCAAGTTTGCCCAGAACAACATGGATTTTCAAACCAGTCTGACGTTTATGAACATGAAGTTCAGCGGACTGGCCAAAGCAATTGAGGGTCGTTAATTACTATGGCTTTTACGGACATCTACTCAATCGCTGGTTCTGCAATGACGGCGCAAACCGTCCGTCTGAATACGGTAGCCAGTAACCTGGCCAATGCCGATGCAGTAGCCAGCAATCCGAATGATGCTTACAAAGCGCTGAAACCTGTGTTTGCCACTGTGTACAGCCAGACACAATTATCTGCCGACAAAGATGTGTACCCGAATGCGGAAGTGCGCATTGTCGACGTGGTTCAGCATGATGGCAAAGTGGATAAGCGTTTCGAACCGAATAACCCGCTGGCGAACGAAGAAGGCTATGTCTTCTATCCGGGCATCGACGTTGTGGCGGAAATGGCAGACATGATGTCCGCCACCCGCAGTTACGAGACCAATGTTGAAGTGATGGCCAATGTGAAAAGTATGCAGCAGGGCCTGCTGCGTCTGGGGGAGGGTAGCCGATGAGCTTAGCACAATATACCGCTTTATCCGGGGATAGCCCGACAACCACAAGCGGCAATACCGGTGTTCAGGCAAACCGTGCCAGTGATAACAGTGCGGATGCGCTGCAGAACGAGTTCCTGACCCTGATGGTGGCTCAGATCCAGAATCAGGATCCGCTCAACCCGCTGGACGGCACCGAATATGTCGGTCAGCTGGCGCAGTTCTCTCAGGTTCAGAGCACCGAGAATATGTCCAAGATGATGCAGAACAGCATGGTCTTGATGGACAACATGCAGGTACTGGCAACGGCGGGTTTAGTGGGACAGACAGTGTATGTCAGCACTAATGAAATGACCCTGGGTGAAGGTACCCAGAGCGGCAAGATTGAACTGGCGCACGCGTCTAATCAGGTGAACCTGCTGCTGGAAGATGACTATGGCCGTGTGACCAAAGTACCGCTGGGCGCACACGGCGCAGGCGATGTGGATTTCACCATTGACCCGGAAGCGCTGGAACTGCCTGAAGGAAACTACACAGTGTCGGTGGAAGTTCAGTCCGGTCAGACCGAGCCTAAGGTGCTGCTGGCCGGTCAGGTTGAACAAGTACGTGTTCCAAGTAACGGGGGCTCAGCCCTGGTCAATGTTGCCGGTGTCGGCAGCGTTCCTTTCTACCAGATTAGCCAGTTCGGCAGCTGATTTTCATACAAATTAACGAGGATATTATGAGTTTTGATATCGCGCTGAGTGGCCTGGGAGCCACCAATACACAGCTGAATACCATCAGTAACAACATTGCAAACGTGTCAACCACAGGCTTTAAAGAGTCACGTACTGAGTTCTCTTCTGTTTACAACGGTATTCAGGCCGGTGGTGTTGAAGTGGCTGCCATCTCTCAGAATTTTGATAAAAACGGTTCTGTGAGCGGCACAGGTCGTTCATTGGATCTGGCTATTGGCGGTAATGGCTTTTTCGTCACCAAAGACACCAGCGGCCAGGTGGTTTATACCCGCTCTGGCGTGTTTAACACTGATAAAGACAACTACATTGTCAGTAACACTGGCATGAAGCTGCAAGGTTATACCGTTGACGCGAATAACAACCTGCAATCGGGCGCTGTGGGCGATCTGCAAATTAAAACCGCGTCACTGGCTGCACAAGCCACTGATCGTGTGGATTTTGTTGCCAACTTCGATTCACGCGTGAATACACCTGCGGTTGCGCCATTCGACATGGCTGATCACGATACCTATAACTCTTCTTACACCACCAAGGTGTATGACTCGCTGGGTAATCCGCACACCATGACCCAGTATTTCGTGAAAACCGGTGCCAATGCCTGGGATATTCATGTGTCTGTTGACGGTGCTGCGCCAGCGACCACGCAAGCGGCCACGTTTAATACCGACGGTACGCTGGCAACCCCTGCGGCCCCTTTCAATGTTGCCTTTAACCCTGCCGGTGCTGACCCTATGAGTGTGGATATCGACCTGCTGGGGACCACCCAGTTCGGCGCCGATTTCGGCACCAGCACCAACAACCCTAACGGTTATTCATCCGGTGAGCTGACAGGCGTGCGTGTGGAAGACAACGGCATGGTATACGCCACTTACACCAACGGTCAGTCTCTGCTTCAGGGTCAGGTCATGCTGGCCGATTTTGCTAACCCACAAGCCCTGGTCAAAGTCAGCAACACTGGCTGGCAGCAAAGCTTTGGCTCTGGTGCACCGATTACCGGTCAGCCTGGCAGCGGTATTCTGGGCAGCCTGACGCCGGGAGCACTGGAAGGCTCTAACGTGGACCTGACCAGCGAACTGGTCAACCTGATGACAGCACAGCGTAACTATCAGGCGAACGCCAAAACCATCTCGACCACAGAGCAGCTGACTCAAGCGCTGTTCAACGCGATTTAAGGGTTAGTTGATGGATAGCTTGTTATACACAGCAACCAGTGGAGCAAGTCGGGTACTGAGCGCACAGCAGGTGCGCTCAAACAACCTGTCGAATGCCGATACCACAGGTTTTCGTGCCGACATGGAAAGAGCCAGAAGTTACGCCGTTCAGGGGCGCGGTTTTGACGGCAGCACTATGGTGGTGACGAACTCGGCCTCGACCCGTTTTGATGCCGGTGACATGGTGAAAACCGGCCGCAAACTGGATATCGCCATCAATGGCGAAGGTTTTCTGACAGTACAGAGTCCGGATGGCGGCGAGTCATACACCCGGGCCGGTAACCTGAAAATTGACCAGCAGGGCAACCTGACAGTCAACGGTTTTCCTGTGATGGCAGAAGGCGAGCCGATTGTGATTCCGCCGAACCAGAGCATTGAAATCAGTGAAACCGGCATGGTGACTGTGATTCCGCCGGGTGGTGGCGCAGAGCTGGAAGTCGGTCAGTTAAAACTGGTCAATCCGAATATTGCCGATGTTCAGAAAATGAATGATGGCTTGTTTCAGGCTCGCAACGGTAATGATTTCGCCGCGGATGCCACAGTGCGTCTGGCGCCTGAGCACCTGGAAGGCAGTAACGTTTCCGCGATTGAAGAACTGGTCAGCGTGATGTCGCTGACGCGTAATTTCGAAATGCAGGTGCGGATGATGAAGACCGCAGAAAAACTCGCTCAGGCTGGTAACCGCCTGTTGCGTAACGGCTAATAAGAAGGAGAGATCACATGCATTCTGCATTATGGGTCAGCAAAACGGGCATGGCGGCGCAAGACACTAAGATGACCGCCATCTCGAACAACCTGGCAAACGTTAACACAGTAGGTTTTAAACGCGACCGCGTTGTTTTTGAAGACCTCTTCTACACCATTCAGCGTCAGCCTGGTGCGCCGGTCGATCAGGTGAACGAACTGCCGACAGGTGTGCAGTTGGGTAGCGGTGTGCGCGTCGTCGGCACACAAAAAGTGTTTACCCAGGGCAATTCGCAGAACACCAGTCAGGAATTGGATATGGCCATTATGGGTGGCGGTTTCTTCCAGATTGAAAACTCTGACGGTGAAGTCATGTACAGCCGCAACGGCCAATTTCATGTCAACTCGGAAGGCCTGATTGTGAATACTCAGGGTTTGCCCCTGATCCCTCAAATTGAGATCCCGGATGCGGCAACCCGCATCAGCATCGGTGTGGACGGTACCGTCTCAGCGCAGGTGGCCGGGGATCCTCAGCCTCAGGAACTGGGTCAGATCACCCTGGCGCAGTTTGTGAACCCGGCCGGTCTGGAAGCCCTGGGTGGCAACCTGTACCGAGAAACAGAAGCCAGCGGCCAGCCGGATGAGCTGGTACCGGGTCTTGATGGTGCGGGCAGCATCAAACAGGGCGCACTGGAAGGCTCTAACGTGCAGGTGGTGGAAGAAATGGTCGATATGATCACCACGCAGCGCGCGTATGAAATGAACGCCAAAGTCGTCTCAGCTGCGGATGACATGCTGAAGTTTGTCGCGCAGTCAGTTTAATGCTTACACCGAAAGGAAATCCTATGAAGTGGCTGATTCCATTTCTCATGGTGTTATTGACAGGGTGCACCATGCGCCCTGAGTTCTCCGCACCCGAACCCGATGATGAAGCCTTCGCGCCACCGGTACTGGATTACTCTTTGCCGGAAGCGTCTGACGGCAGTCTTTATCGCAATAACTACATGATGACCTTGTTTCAGGATCGCCGTGCTTACCGGGTCGGTGACATTCTCACGATCGTGCTGGACGAAGAAACCCAGTCGAGCAAAAAAGCCAATACTCAATTCTCTAAAGACTCTGAAGTTGGCATCAGTGCGCCGGTATTTGGCAATTACACCGCCGATAATTTATCGGCTAGTGTGGACGCCAGCCGCGGCTTTGATGGTTCCTCACAGAGCTCACAGGGCAACAAACTCAAAGGCGCGATTACCGTGACGGTGAATGCCGTGTTACCCAACGGGGTGCTGCGTGTCCGCGGGGAAAAATGGCTGCGCCTCAATCAGGGCGATGAATTTATCCGCCTGTCAGGGATCGTACGTGTGGATGACATTAACCGCTTGAATCAGGTGTCTTCGCAACGGATTGGTGATGCGCGTATCACCTACTCAGGTCGCGGAGCACTGGCAGACAGCAACTCAGCCGGCTGGCTGACTCAATTCTTTACTAGCCCATGGATGCCGTTCTGATGAAATCGTTCAAAACTCTATTGCTGTTGATGGCAGTGGCGCTTTGGGGAGCTCACTCTGTCTCTGCCAACGCCTCCATTGCCATGCCGATTATGGATTTAGTGGATGTGCAAGGCATTCGTGGTAACCAACTGGTGGGCTATGGTCTGGTCGTTGGCCTTGATGGCACGGGCGACCGTAATCAGGTGAAATTCACCAGCCAGTCGGTCACCAATATGTTGCGCCAGTTTGGTGTGCAGATCAGCGAGGGCACCGATCCTAAGCTGAAAAACGTGGCGTCCGTCAGTGTGACTGCCTTTATCGATCCCATGGCAGGGAAAGGCCAGACAGTGAACATTGTTGTGTCCTCTCTGGGGGATGCCAAAAGCCTGCGCGGCGGGACATTGCTGCTGACCCCGTTGCGGGGCGTGGACGGTGAAGTTTACGCCGTCGCGCAGGGTAACGTGATTGTCGGCGGCGCCAGTGCCGAAGGCCTGAGTGGTTCGAAAGTGACCATTAACACCCCAACCACAGGCCGCATTCCTAACGGCGCGACACTGGAACGTGAAATCCCGACCGATTTCAATCAAAAGCCGAATATCACGCTGAATCTGCGCACCCCGAGCTTCACCACAGCGAAAAATATTGCCCGCGCCGTCAATAACACCTTTGGTTCGGGTGTGGCAACGGCGATTAATAAAGCCAAAGTCGAAGTACTGGCTCCAATGGATACCCAGCAGCGCGTAACCTTTATGTCGATGCTGGAAGAGCTGGTTGTCGAAGAAGGCCGCCGTCCGGCCAGAGTCGTCTTCAACTCCCGCACCGGTACTGTGGTGGTCGGCAAAAACGTGACTGTCAGCGCCGCTGCCGTCAGTCATGGCAGTCTGACCGTCACTATTCGTGAAATGCAGTCGGTCAGTCAGCCAAACGCTTTTGCCGACGGTGAAACCAAGGTGGTGAATAACTCACTGGTCGATATCAATCAGGACGAAGCCCCGATGTATATCTGGCCGGAAGGGACTGAACTGAGCACGATTGTCGATGCGGTGAACAGCCTGGGTGCGACACCGGATGATCTGATGTCAATTCTGCAGGCCTTGCATGAAGCGGGTGCGCTGAATGCTGAGCTGGTGGTTATCTAAGGAGTGGCAATGAAAATTGATGGTCAGGCGAATGCCCTGCTGTATCACGACAACAGTGCAGTGAATAACCTGAAATTTCAGGCGGACAAAAAACAGGCGCTGCATGAGGTGGCCGGTCAGTTTGAAGCCATGTTTCTGCAGATGGTGCTGCGCCAGATGCGCAGCAGCAGCGATGTACTGGCAGCGGAAGACAACCCGTTTTCGAGCAAAGAGCAGGGCGTTTTCCGCGACTTCTATGACGGCCAGCTGGCGATGGACATGGCGAAGCGGCAAAGTGCCGGTATTGCCGACATGCTGGTGAAGCAACTGAGCCCGCATGACAGCAGCGATTCGGCGCTCAGCCGTGAAAATCTGGCGGCCAACAGCGCCTCGCTGTCACCGGAGACGGGCAAATTTAACAGCGCCAGTGCGCAGGTCGCCCTTGATAAAGAACAACTTCCGGCGACTCAACGAGTGACAGCCATAAATAATATGGCATTTCAACAGCCGTTAATTACCAGGATTGATGCGAAAATGGAGCACGGATCTTAATGAGCATTATCAATATTGCATTAACCGGTTTGAATGCAAACCGTGTTGGCCTTGATGTGACCGCGCAAAACGTCGCGAATGTGAATACCCCGGGCTACAGCCGTCAGCAGGCGCAGTTTGCGGCGCTCGGTCCCAGCTCCGCTCTGGGAGTCAGCGCAGGGAATGGCGTGGAAGTCACCAGTATTCGTCGTATATCTGATGAATTTGTGGTGAGACAAACCTGGGCGACTCAAAGCCAGGCATCTTATTCTTCCCGTTATCTCAGTAATATGTCCCAGCTTGAAAGCGTGATGGGGGCAGACAGCTTCAATATCGCCAAAGGCCTGGACAACTTGTACGCCGCCCTGAATGATGCGTCGGTGAAACCCGAGTCTACGCCACTGCGTCAGCAAATCATCAGCGAAGCTAACGCCCTGACGCGCCGGTTTAATACCCTATCTGAGTCTTATTACGCTCAGCACAAAGATCTGAGTGAGCAGCGCACGGCGGCAGTTGAACTGAGTAATAGCCTGCTGGTCAATATTGCCGATGTGAATAAGCGTATTGTGGAAATGAGCTCGACTAATGGTAATCCGTCCCATTTGCTTGATGAACGTGACGCCCTGATTGGACAATTGTCTGAAATGATGTCGATCAAAACCAATCAGCAGCCGGATGGCAGTTTGCAGGTGACTCTGGCCTCTGGTCAGCCACTGGTATTGGGTGATCAGGCCTCTCAGATTAAAGCCATTCCTGATCCGTCAGATCCTTATCTGGCCGACATGGAAATCAATTTTTCAGGCCAGCGTTTCCCGATTAACGGTGATATTGGTGGTGAGCTTGGTGCAATCACGGATTATCAGGTCGACACTTTGCTGCCTTTTCGCCAGACCCTGGACGAAATGGCTGTTGCGTTCGCCGATGCCTTTAATAACACCCTGGCAACCGGGCAGGATCTCAACGGCAATCCCGGCCAGCCCCTGTTCAGCTATGATCCGGCCAGTCCGTCTTCAAGCCTGAAAATCACGGGATTGGATCCAGAAGAGCTGGCCCTGTCTTCAGACGGGACTCCGGGTAACAGTGACGTACTGACCGATTTAGTTGCTCTAAGCAACCAGACCTTTGCGATTACAGGGTACGGTAATATCGCCATCAGCGATACGTTTACCGCTATGGTTGGGGATACGGCGATTAAAGCACGGCAGGTCACTTCTGATGCGAAAGCGGCTGAAAGTCTGAATGCACAGGCCATTTCTGTCAAAGAAAACCTGAGTGCAGTGAACAGTGATGAGGAAGCTGCCAATCTGATGGTCTTTGCCAATGCGTATCAGGCAAATATGAAGGTGATCAGTACGGCGAATAACCTGTTCGATACTGTACTAGCTCTATTTTAAGGAATAATTATGCGTATCAGTGACACTCAATTCAGCCAGATGATGCTGAGCAGCCTGAGCAAAAACAATGTGGGTTTGGGCGAAGTGATGCAACAGATGTCGACCGGTGATCGTTTGACCAAATTGTCGGACGATCCGATTGATTCCATCAAACTACTAAACCTCGGTCGGGAAGGCAGCGCACTGACTCAGTATCAGGCCAATATCGCCAACGTGAAAACCACACTGTCAAGTCAGGAAGCGTATTTAGACACGGCAAGTGAAAGTTTAAAGAGTTTACGTGATCTTGTGCTATGGGGTTCAAATGGCACCATGACAGATGACGATCGCAAAGGCATTATGACGGAAATGGAAACCCTAAAAGAGGGTTTACAGGCAATCTTTAATTCGCAGGACGAAGAAGGTATTTATTTGTTTTCCGGCACCCAGACTGACACGCAGGCACTGACGGATACCGACACAGGTTATACTCTGAACGGCA is from Photobacterium sp. TLY01 and encodes:
- the flgL gene encoding flagellar hook-associated protein FlgL encodes the protein MRISDTQFSQMMLSSLSKNNVGLGEVMQQMSTGDRLTKLSDDPIDSIKLLNLGREGSALTQYQANIANVKTTLSSQEAYLDTASESLKSLRDLVLWGSNGTMTDDDRKGIMTEMETLKEGLQAIFNSQDEEGIYLFSGTQTDTQALTDTDTGYTLNGNADKRLVTVAKGVTMESNVTALELLDLGGGATVFQKIDDLIAEFQVPTANFRTEVNDTIAAIDSTFGNVLGAMTEMGGRQNNLDLIAEGHVDNKLFVDKVDGELKNLDYAEASVRLSNYLSALQATQASFTKINDLSLFDRL